One stretch of Pirellulales bacterium DNA includes these proteins:
- a CDS encoding hemerythrin domain-containing protein, with the protein MNSTSSMHCRADWSERSLAELIHHIIYRHHSYLRRELPKLNRLAQQCASHRSMHRVVWLLDLRRILSALTQELMQHINRAELVLFPWIRQIESAGSERASQRRSLIDPIAIMEQEHCSAQHKLARLRRLTNDFSLTDVCCDECRSMLAGLAELERELNQHILEENDQLFSRAKELEDIVLLTA; encoded by the coding sequence ATGAACTCGACGAGCTCGATGCATTGTCGTGCGGATTGGTCGGAGCGAAGTCTCGCCGAACTCATCCATCACATAATTTACCGACATCACTCCTACTTGCGGCGAGAGTTGCCAAAGCTCAATCGGCTTGCGCAGCAATGTGCGTCGCATCGGTCGATGCATCGAGTCGTTTGGCTGCTCGATCTGCGGCGGATTCTATCGGCGCTCACTCAAGAGTTGATGCAGCACATCAATCGGGCGGAGCTGGTGCTGTTTCCTTGGATCCGGCAAATCGAATCGGCCGGAAGCGAGCGCGCTTCCCAGCGGCGATCGTTGATCGATCCAATCGCAATCATGGAGCAGGAACATTGCTCTGCTCAACATAAGCTTGCTCGGTTGCGCCGGTTGACGAATGATTTTTCGCTGACCGACGTGTGTTGCGATGAGTGTCGCTCGATGCTTGCCGGGTTGGCTGAATTGGAAAGGGAACTCAACCAGCACATTCTCGAGGAAAACGATCAATTGTTTTCGCGTGCGAAAGAATTGGAGGATATCGTGCTGCTGACCGCCTGA
- a CDS encoding Rrf2 family transcriptional regulator: MISQTAEYALRAITFLASQNGTPRTTAQIAAHTQVPRGYLAKVMQSLGRAGLVHSQRGSLGGFVLAVDPGSLDIFRVISAVEPSRRARKNPLGSPEQMEMQPLNDRLDRAAEQIEETLRQTTVQELISREKGSASMPPDSVADA, from the coding sequence ATGATTTCGCAAACTGCCGAGTATGCCCTGCGTGCAATCACGTTTTTGGCGAGTCAAAATGGCACGCCGCGAACGACGGCTCAAATTGCCGCGCACACTCAAGTGCCCCGCGGCTATTTGGCCAAGGTCATGCAGAGTTTGGGCCGGGCTGGTTTGGTGCATTCGCAGCGTGGGTCGCTGGGGGGATTTGTGCTGGCGGTCGATCCGGGTTCGCTCGATATTTTTCGGGTCATTTCGGCGGTTGAGCCTTCACGCCGCGCGAGGAAAAACCCACTGGGATCCCCCGAACAGATGGAAATGCAACCCTTGAATGATCGGCTGGATCGTGCGGCGGAGCAAATCGAGGAAACATTGCGACAAACCACGGTTCAAGAATTGATTTCGCGTGAAAAAGGCTCGGCCTCGATGCCGCCCGATTCGGTCGCGGATGCGTAA
- a CDS encoding c-type cytochrome has product MVSTCRDGGRVMQAASVPQRIAFGTILIFVASLFPSLGCSHQKRPPAAPAKAKSAAGKTDKKGKAGKEKVVADATTQGAESGRTLYLQHCAACHGDRGDGKGIAARFLYPKPRDFRAGRFRLVSTANGAPSREDLASVLQRGMPGSSMPSWKQLSEQQRNLLIDEILHMRQEGLHDQIVAMLKEADEDIVESDVQEQVKERTTPGAVLEAPAIPTSDKTAAARGKEIYLKQGCGSCHGNEGRGDGVQKMVDAEGLPTRPRDFIRGIFKGNDDPASVFRRIKLGMPGTPMPASSNLTTEQISDLVQFILSLSDESARNAAIMKRGKIVAKRTDKAPRTPDDAAWDAVEESPIGVMPLWWRDDSNPNLHVKALYDGESLAIRLSWSDATPNWTAARTESFKDSAAIELYQGSDEPFLGMGSAKQPVDVWFWDADRQEGFAQPDVEYPRTVVDIYPFAETTAVETAEYQRKGTELANQPPVSLPAEATGNQIMPNTRDPKDGGGSSLTAGGPGSITFRPPTNQFVESQGQWNDGRWQVVLVRQLKVPEGEGVSLAAGAQASIAVAIWDGAKGDRNGQKLVSIWQDVELKTAADVAATQ; this is encoded by the coding sequence ATGGTAAGCACGTGTCGCGACGGTGGGCGAGTCATGCAGGCGGCGTCCGTACCCCAACGGATCGCGTTTGGGACGATTTTGATTTTCGTTGCATCATTATTCCCGTCGCTGGGTTGCAGCCATCAGAAGCGACCGCCGGCAGCGCCTGCGAAGGCGAAATCGGCCGCAGGCAAGACCGATAAGAAAGGGAAGGCAGGCAAGGAGAAAGTCGTCGCGGATGCAACTACTCAGGGGGCCGAATCCGGCAGAACTCTTTACCTCCAGCATTGTGCCGCATGTCACGGTGATCGCGGCGATGGCAAAGGAATTGCTGCTCGGTTTCTCTATCCCAAGCCGCGCGATTTTCGAGCGGGACGCTTTCGCTTGGTCAGCACAGCCAACGGAGCGCCTTCTCGCGAGGATTTGGCCTCGGTGCTGCAACGGGGAATGCCTGGCTCGTCGATGCCATCGTGGAAACAGCTTTCCGAGCAGCAGCGGAACTTGCTCATCGACGAAATCCTGCACATGCGGCAGGAGGGCTTGCACGATCAAATCGTCGCCATGCTGAAGGAAGCCGATGAGGATATCGTCGAGTCGGACGTTCAAGAGCAAGTTAAGGAGCGTACAACCCCCGGGGCGGTGTTGGAAGCGCCGGCCATCCCGACTTCAGACAAGACCGCCGCCGCCCGCGGAAAAGAAATCTATTTGAAGCAAGGATGTGGATCGTGCCACGGCAACGAGGGACGCGGCGACGGAGTGCAAAAAATGGTCGATGCCGAAGGCTTACCCACACGACCGCGCGATTTTATTCGTGGCATCTTCAAAGGCAACGACGATCCGGCTTCGGTCTTTCGGCGGATTAAGTTGGGAATGCCGGGCACTCCGATGCCCGCCAGTTCGAACCTGACCACGGAACAGATTTCCGATTTAGTCCAATTCATCTTGTCGCTCTCCGACGAGTCGGCGCGCAATGCGGCGATCATGAAGCGCGGCAAAATTGTCGCCAAGAGGACCGACAAAGCGCCACGCACCCCCGACGATGCGGCCTGGGACGCGGTGGAAGAATCGCCGATCGGGGTGATGCCGCTGTGGTGGCGCGACGACAGCAATCCGAACTTGCATGTGAAGGCATTGTATGACGGAGAGTCTCTTGCCATCCGCTTATCGTGGAGCGATGCCACGCCCAACTGGACGGCGGCGCGCACCGAGTCGTTCAAGGATTCTGCCGCGATTGAGCTTTACCAAGGGAGCGACGAGCCATTCCTGGGCATGGGAAGCGCGAAACAGCCGGTCGATGTGTGGTTTTGGGATGCGGATCGTCAAGAAGGATTTGCGCAGCCAGACGTCGAGTATCCGCGAACCGTGGTCGATATTTACCCGTTTGCCGAAACCACCGCCGTTGAAACCGCGGAATATCAACGCAAAGGAACGGAATTAGCAAACCAGCCGCCCGTGTCGCTGCCGGCCGAGGCGACCGGCAACCAAATTATGCCGAATACGCGAGACCCGAAGGACGGAGGCGGGTCGTCGCTGACCGCAGGTGGGCCGGGTTCGATCACGTTTCGTCCGCCGACCAATCAGTTTGTTGAATCGCAGGGCCAGTGGAACGATGGACGTTGGCAGGTCGTCCTCGTTCGACAGCTCAAGGTGCCGGAAGGAGAGGGAGTTTCGCTGGCGGCGGGCGCTCAAGCATCTATCGCCGTTGCCATTTGGGATGGAGCCAAGGGCGATCGCAACGGCCAGAAGTTGGTTTCTATTTGGCAGGATGTGGAATTGAAAACGGCGGCCGACGTAGCTGCAACCCAGTGA